A stretch of Gasterosteus aculeatus chromosome 4, fGasAcu3.hap1.1, whole genome shotgun sequence DNA encodes these proteins:
- the dnd1 gene encoding dead end protein 1, which translates to MDATQSQVLNHERVQALETWLRTTNAKLTQVNGQRKYGGPPQVWDGPAPGAHCEVFISQIPRDTYEDLLIPLFSSVGPLWEFRLMMNFSGQNRGFAYCKYGSPDVANEAIRLLHGYTIEPTFRLNVRRSTEKRHLCIGDLPATTKQEALLKVLHVLADGVERVSLKAGPGIDGVSAMVAFSSHHAASMAKKMLVEAFKKQFSLNVSITWQSTVRPTSVEQPSSHKRPPSLLPPPQKPPRLTPSALPPRMARPPSFPQGFCRAVGGPAVPQHSARPSSSPSPSQGRPVSPPPSPVTFLHELCKATGVGQPLYKTYFSHAGPDGFLFFNYKVHFTGAPATFEGLVMILPGPSATSTLEEAQRAAAQQVLQRLSNNQLAP; encoded by the exons ATGGACGCCACGCAGAGCCAG GTGCTGAACCACGAGCGGGTGCAGGCGCTGGAAACCTGGCTGAGAACGACCAATGCAAAGCTGACTCAAGTCAACGGCCAGAGGAAGTACGGAGGACCACCCCAGG TGTGGGATGGTCCCGCCCCAGGAGCCCACTGTGAGGTCTTTATCAGCCAGATCCCTCGGGACACCTATGAGGATCTGCTGATCCCCCTGTTCAGCTCTGTGGGGCCCCTCTGGGAGTTCCGGCTCATGATGAACTTTAGCGGGCAGAATCGAGGCTTTGCCTACTGCAAATATGGCTCTCCGGATGTCGCTAACGAAGCCATCCGCCTGCTGCACGGTTACACGATAGAGCCCACCTTCCGCCTCAACGTCCGTCGCAGTACGGAGAAGAGACACCTCTGTATCGGAGACCTGCCAGCCACCACCAAGCAGGAGGCCCTACTGAAG GTGCTGCACGTACTGGCCGATGGGGTGGAGAGGGTGTCCCTGAAGGCCGGGCCGGGTATAGATGGGGTGTCTGCGATGGTGGCCTTCTCATCCCACCACGCTGCCTCTATGGCCAAGAAGATGCTCGTGGAAG cattcaagaagcAGTTTTCCCTGAACGTCTCCATCACGTGGCAGTCCACCGTAAGGCCGACCTCAGTTGAGCAGCCATCTTCGCACAAACGCCCCCCCAGCCTGCTGCCGCCCCCCCAGAAGCCACCGCGCCTCACCCCGAGCGCCCTGCCTCCTCGCATGGCCCGCCCTCCGTCCTTCCCTCAGGGCTTCTGCAGGGCTGTGGGAGGCCCCGCGGTACCCCAGCACTCTGCCCGTcccagctcctccccctctccgtcCCAGGGGCGCCCGGTGTCGCCCCCGCCATCCCCTGTGACCTTCCTGCATGAGCTGTGCAAGGCAACCGGCGTGGGCCAGCCGCTTTATAAGACGTACTTCAGCCACGCCGGGCCCGATGGATTCCTCTTCTTCAACTACAAGGTACACTTCACCGGGGCGCCCGCCACCTTCGAGGGGCTGGTCATGATCTTGCCGGGACCCTCGGCGACCAGCACACTGGAAGAAGCTCAGCGGGCTGCAGCCCAGCAGGTCCTCCAGAGGCTCTCCAATAATCAGCTGGCCCCCTGA